Within Ipomoea triloba cultivar NCNSP0323 chromosome 9, ASM357664v1, the genomic segment ATGACGAGTTGACCACCATGGCTTTGCGCCACCTCACAACCGCCATTGCAGCCAAGCTCCGCCGCCACGTCCGCACGTTCGTGAACGCAAAGGTTAAGTGGGTCCGAGACCCGTACCTCGACAAGGCAGTCGAGAACGAGAAGAACCTCAAACCCTTACTCTCTCTCAAAACAGTTATCCTCTCCCAACCATCTAAAACCCTACCGCTCCGCACCATCGCCGATCTGAAACCCCAGCTCGGCCTCCCAACCACCGCCGTGAGATTCATCCAGAAATTCCCTTACATTTTCAAGGTTTTTAGACCTCCGAACAAGCCCCTATCTACCCCTCACGTAAAGCTCACTCCGAAGGCGCTCTCTCTGCACAACGACGAAATGCTGATCGCGAGCCTCTCGCATCACCGGAAAGACGTAGCGGAACGGCTTGCGAAGCTCTTGATGCTCGCCAGAGCTAGGAGACTCCCGCTGGGCGTGATTGAGAAGTTCAAGTTCGATTTAGGGTTGCCGTATGACTATTTGCTGAGTTTTCTCCCCGAATTTCCGGAATATTTTCAGATTTGTGATATGGGGTTTAGGGATCCATCGGGACTCCAAGTGTTCGGATTAGAATTGGTTAAATGGAGGGATGATTTAGCAGTTTCCCTAATGGAAAAGAGGGCCAGAAGTGAGGATTCCGAGGCTGGAATTGGAAGGCCTGTTAGGTTTTCGATGAATTTACCAAGAGGGTTTGATTTAGAGAAGAGAGTGAAGAATTGGGTGGAGGAATGGCAAAATTTGCCGTACATTTCGCCTTATGAGGATGCTTTTCATTTGAATCCTAATAGCGACCAGGCAGAGAAGTGGGCAGTGGCAGTGATTCATGAAATGCTTAATTTGCTGGTGTCCAAGAAGACAGAGAAGGAGAATGTTTATTCTTTGGGGGACTATTTGGGTTTTGGGATGAGATTCAAAAAGGCTTTGGTGCATCACCCAGGGATATTTTACCAGTCTAACAAAATTAGGACGCAGACAGTAGTTCTAAGGGAGGCCTTTAAGAAGAATTTTTTGATAGAGAAGCATCCATTGATAGGCATGAGATACAAATACATCTATCTCATGAACTTAGTGTTAAGAAGGGGCATTCCGATTCATGCTGGAGCTATTAGATATAGGGAACGCTTGGCTTGTATTAAAGGACAGAAATTCAAGGCAAAGGAAAGGAGCCAAAAACGAGTGAAAAGAGATGATGACTATCAT encodes:
- the LOC116028825 gene encoding protein WHAT'S THIS FACTOR 9, mitochondrial, which produces MALRHLTTAIAAKLRRHVRTFVNAKVKWVRDPYLDKAVENEKNLKPLLSLKTVILSQPSKTLPLRTIADLKPQLGLPTTAVRFIQKFPYIFKVFRPPNKPLSTPHVKLTPKALSLHNDEMLIASLSHHRKDVAERLAKLLMLARARRLPLGVIEKFKFDLGLPYDYLLSFLPEFPEYFQICDMGFRDPSGLQVFGLELVKWRDDLAVSLMEKRARSEDSEAGIGRPVRFSMNLPRGFDLEKRVKNWVEEWQNLPYISPYEDAFHLNPNSDQAEKWAVAVIHEMLNLLVSKKTEKENVYSLGDYLGFGMRFKKALVHHPGIFYQSNKIRTQTVVLREAFKKNFLIEKHPLIGMRYKYIYLMNLVLRRGIPIHAGAIRYRERLACIKGQKFKAKERSQKRVKRDDDYHDNED